TTCTAAAATGAGGTTGACCAGCACTGACTGTTCCCTCCCAgctgatgcattttatttggtACTCAGGTTGTGTGTCAAAATCTAACGAACTGCccacctagacagcattttggGCATCATAGACGCGTTTCTAGTTGCGGTACAGCTGTGCTTGGAACGCGTTTACGATGCGCATTATGTTGCACGCGCCAGTGTTACCCACAATGCTGCCTAGGTAGGCTGCTCGCAAGGTTTTTAGACACAGTCAGCGCGTCTCAGTTCCGCAATGTAAAGCGGTATCTGTCTCAGAATGTAAGCAGGATGTGTCATTACTGGCGGTATGGATCTACAAAGCGAGCTCCTGAAGTCCATCTGGTACGCGTTCACGTCTCTTGATGTAGAGCAGAGCGGAAAAGTGTCCAAGTCGCAACTGAAGGTCAGACCACCTGTGTACCGTTGACTTTACGTGTTTCAATgtgttcaagtgtttttttccTTAACTATACACTACATTGGTTACTTTTGTATTTCTTATGTACAgtgtaataatgttttctacGTTCTTGACGGGTAAATGTGATGATTTGTTATCAAGAGATTGATACTGTTGCAAAGAAAGGAGCAAAAGTCCAAATAGTCATACTGTAtcaaacgcacacacatacacacacgttaTCTAactggggacattccatagatATAAATTGTTTTCATACTGAACTAGTAATAAAATACTATAGCATAACACTGGCTCACACCCCAACCCCAAGAGAAACAAAATACAGCATTtctacaattaaaataaacaaatattgttTATGTCAGATTTAGCTCAATTTTGGTAGTTATTTGTCACCAAAATATGGTTGAGTACACACTGATGCAGTAATAAATGATTTCAAGATAGTCTTAAAGCTTATTTCTCTGTGCCATTTGTTTAGTGAATATTGGGGGAATGTAAGAGCATCACTTGTTAGTGAGCTTGAAAAGAAATTCCAAAAGATACAGTCAGCATGCGGACAGCTTTGACAGTCTTTCTCCTGTTTAAACATGTCCCGGGTCGGCCCTTTGCTTCAAATTTCAGCATGAACAGACATGCGTCCAGACTTGTTAGATCTTACACAAAGCGTTTTTGCAATTGCCAGCAAATTTTTGTGTAAAACTTATTGCACATGATAAAAAAGTCATTCTGCTGATTGTGTGTCATATGATATCAGCACAACGTCCCTTTAAAATGGCTTTTAAATTCTATTTCTCACAGCTGTAGTGACTAAATGGCAGCAGGTCAGGCCTTTTCAAAGAGCTAACTTCACTTTTCTCGGCCATTTTTGCAATTACTTCTACCCAGCGTGTATCTCTGTGATTTTTAGTGGATGTACTGTATCAAATCAGTTCCCCTCCAGTTCACACAGATATCGTAGCGTAGTAACCACGAATTAACATTGAATATGCATTATGTTCTTCTATGAATGTTTGACCAGAAAGTGTTTTTGACTAACCGTACACCTGCTGATCGTATAATTTACAAACTTTTTTCCTGaaatattttgctttaaatatgTGCTCATGCTGTCTTCAAAATAAATGCCATTCGGTCTGATGTTTCATTGAATTTTTTAAGAATGTACATCCTTTTGGGGTCACTTTAAGATAACCGGTAGCTCAGCTGTATCTAACACATTAGGCTGCTTTCTGACCTCTTGTGTGTGGTCTTGATTATCTGTCATTGCAGCTACCAAGATATAAAAcataacgtgtgtgtgtgtgtttctccacTAGGTTCTCTCACACAATCTCTATACGGCGCTGAATATTCCTCATGATCCTGTGGCATTAGAGGAGCACTTTAAGGACAATAACAATGGGCCAGTGTCCAACCAGGGCTACATGCCCTACCTCAACAAATACATTCTGGCAAAGGTCTTGTAAActctctgtcatcatttaatattatattatctgcaagtacagttataattttaagatttaaagtacactacaaatgcacattcaatctttttcacaagggcttactcaccctcaagtcgtTCCAAATCCACAGAACTATCTTTCTGCCATGAAACACAAACTGAGAAAGTTTGAAGAATGTTCTAGTCGCTCTTTTCCAGGCAATTACAATGAATTGAGCTTTTAAGCATCAAAAAGGATGCAAATTTTCCCTTAAAGTAcagtatatttgtaatatttctgcttttgtgttccacacaaAGCCATAGACTGAAAACAGTGTTAGGTGATGCTCTTTTGGCTGTTAATAGTGTTTTGTTAATTTACAGGCCACAGAGGGGACGTTCAGTAAGGAAACCTTTGATGAACTGTGCTGGACTTTGACATCAAAGAAGAACTGCAAACCCAGCATTCAGCAGGGCCTGTGTTCACAAAAAGACTGCTTCAAACTCTTCTGTCTGTTCAACCTACTCTCTGAAGACCGTTACCCATTAGTCATCATTCAGCCGGAGgtaagtgagagagagaaagaggggcaGATGCAGCGATAAGACATACTTGCAAATAACCATAGCTGAAATGATACAATATAACCAGACTCTGGccgaaattaataaaatgttaatatgtaTATCTCCTCAAACTATGtatataaaagtaaacaatATCAGATTAAAGCATTCAGAGACTGGACACCATCTAATGCTGGTTAGACTTCCACACGGTTGGTTAGAGTCCACACTAATAAGTTCAGTCtgttcttcatttttttaatttagccGTTTTATGGTGTTTAAGTGAGAGTTGACACTTTAAGCTAAACTGTAAACGTGAGAATCTAAAAGTTGGTTATTCAGACAAAGTTGAAGTGGTCTGAAGCTACAGTATGGTGTTGCTTTTTTGTTTCAAGGAAGGAAGTGACACGAGGAATGGAACTTCATATAGATGGGGTGATTTCCTGATGATAACACTAGtcaaaagtgcatttttttttaatcaagtaaCCAAATCTAAGATGTTGTAACTTgcatttcttgttttttgtcATCTGTATTCTCTCACCTTGCCCTCATTGGGTTTTCTTTAACATATAACAAATGAAGCGAGGTTTTACGATCACTTTGTACGGGTGAATCTCAtgataaaaacatatttgtcaTATAAATAGGttacattttaacaaataaaaggTGTAATAAGATcacatttaaatacactttattttaattcattttattttacatttaaattgtattttatttgactaaaataacaaaataaaatatctatatCCACACTATATcccaatttaattttatttaattttattagtgGGAGTAAtggtaatttaataataataataataataacaatttttttgtgagattcatcAATAAGTATCTTAAAATAGACTTTAGATTCAAACATCTTACCAATGCACTTGCTCTAACAGCTAATATGTTGCAGATGTCAATGTGCCAACCAAAAGTAATGAATGCTCTTTTGCTTCTATTAATTTAGTTAGAGTACCTGCTGAAGAAAATCTCCAGTGCAATGAGCCTGGAGTGGGACGGGACGTTACTGGAGGAAATTTTGTCCCAGAATGCCGCTCTTCAGGATGGCATGTCAGTGTGGGAGTTCCTGGAGCATTTGAGTGCTGGCCAGCTTTTGCATGTTGAGCGTAAGGAGGCCTTCAGTCTCGCTGTGGACGATGTTTTCATGGAGATGTACCACAACATTATCAAGAAGGTGACTGATGCTTTGCTTGAAGCGCACTAGGTTGATGCTGCATTATGTGTAAGCTCATGGGAATCCGTGagtaaattaatacaaataatctGCAACTCAACCGACACTACATAATACTTACACTTAACATCAGCCTATATTTGATTCTTAGCAGAATAGTCCTTCCTGCATTGTGTAATAATCATTTACTATGTTTTTTAGTCTCATTCAATCTGTGTCTTATTTGCTTTATCCATCAGGGCTACCTGTTAAAGAAGGGGCACGTTCGCAGGAACTGGCAGGAACGTTGGTTTGTTTTAAAGCCCAATAGTGTGATATACTATGTCAATGAGGACCTGAAGGAAAAGAAAGGAGAGATCCTGCTGGAGGAGAGCAGTGTGGTGGAGGTTGATCAACAATAACTGTATtccattgtaaaataaaaatcatcaatGCATTAGGCCTCATAACATTCCCATTTCTCATCCTTACACTCAGAATCTCCCCGATAAAGAAGGGCGACGCTGCCTGTTCTGTGTGACGACTCCCGTCAGGACCTATGAGATGAGTGCCTCAAACGTGAAGCAGAGAATAGACTGGGTACAAGGTAAGGGCCACGCATACTATATAACACCGCTACTTTCTTGTCTAAGTGTCCTGGTTTCTTGAACGATGATGTCTCGTTTCATAGCCATGCAGACAGCATTGAGATTGAGGGCTGAAGGGAAGAGCTCTCTCCATCAGGAGCTGAAATTGAGCAGACGCAAGCAGAGAGAAACCCTTCAGATAAGCCAGAGCAACCAGAGCAGCCACAGTGAACCCATTGCAGTTGAGGCGCCGCAGCACTCTCCTCCAGAGCAGCAAGGGGAGACGGAGAACTTGGAGCAACACATCGAATGCATCATTCAAGTAACTGATGGGGGAACAGGGCAAAAGGGAAATGTTCGAAATAGCATGCTTCCATATTAATCTTACTGTATCTACAGTATACAGTTTGTGTACTGTGCACAGTATGCAAATTTTGATCTTCCTACATGTCCTAAAATGTGCAGTATATAAtatagcagtggttctcaaccagggggCCTCTGCAAACTTCTAAGAGGGCTGAAGGttgactaattaaattaatgcaagtatttaaattaaaacattacattaaaaaagtaatcagtAAAAAGGTTTGAAAACAAGTAGCCTTGTCAAACTTACAGCAGATTTTTCTAAGCATTCTGCttcaattaaaatgtgttatCACACTATATCCGTTTTTTAAAATAGTGTTAACACATTCATGCACTTGCATTACTATGACAAATTCATTGACTGAAAACAGCACTTTGAATAAAGCAGTTGCAtgatattgtgaagtattaaatGGGATATTGGATGGAATTTTAgctttttttgcatttagttAGGTTTCTAGCATGTCTGCCAGCTCCGAAAAGctgaaaagaaaacacacagcCAATTAGTTATGGGCTGTCAGAGTCTGAAACTGTCATCCAGTGAGCTGTTTCAGTTTGCAGCTGGTTTCTATGTAGATAGCTAGCAATTTGAATAAGACCACCTCTGAGCCATATACGGATATTCATGTGTGTTCACGTCTCATGGAAGAGAGGGGAGACATGCACCGAAACAGGTCGCTGTGagcagagctgtttttgacggGGAAAAAAGAGTGTTGTTTTAGATGACCACTGaagaattttaaccaaagtatgttacagACAATTAGTGAAGACCCTgaagaatcataccaacttgtggaaaatgggcatccgatgtcccctttaatTCTGATTGTAGTGtatcatataataatatagttaattaaccatgtaaaataaatctgctatattttagttaaaaaagaaagtttaaaaacaagCAGCTTTGGTCATTAGAGAGCCTTTGAATCAAACTTGACTTTCCATTTCCAATCAGATGCATGAACCTAAAGTAAAAGCATGATCTTTTTCTTGACTCAGTATATGCTTTTATCATCAAGAGTTAAGAGATTATTATACAAAATAGgatcaaatatacaaaatacaaaaccgTATTCATAACTGAACAGCAGTCTCATAATAAACATGCCACATGACAATCATAAACCATTTTATATGTTTGTGGTTACGTAATGTGTTCTGTTtcacatattatttttaaaaagtagttgGTATAGGGTATGTACCGTGCAGTATTCAGTAAAAAGTTTAATTCCAGACATAGCTTGTGTTCATTTGTCTTAAAAttatgtatgagtgtgtgtttttgtttgtcccTAGAAACAGAGAGAGGTGGAAGCAAAGcgtaaagaggaagagaaacgGGAGCGAGAGAAACAGCAGGCAGTACAGAGAGATCTGGAGAGACAACTTGAAGAAGCTAAAGaggtgagacagagagagaattttttaaatattttttttatattattctgTTTCTTTAAAACGGCTTAAACACATTTGAACGATATAAATATTAGTCCTTAAGACGGGACATTGTAATGTTAGAGCATTAGAAACAATACTGATTAAGTTGCTAATTATGTAGGCCAAAGAGAAGATGACAGCTACGTTGACTCAGATGGAGAAGGAGGTACAGCAGCAGAAGAAAAGGATCCACGAATTAGAGCTCACACAAGTTAAACTGGAGGAGGCGCTCAATGCTCAGATTCACGCCCGTTTAGAAGAAGACAGAATCCGACAGGAACTGGAGAGGTACAGCaaatttcatattatttcattttattgataCCTTTGCCAACAAACAAGGACACTCTAATTTCTTTCATTATATTTGCAGGCAACTTGCAGAGGAGCAGAAGAAACTTGCAGAGCTTGTCCTCCATCAAAGTCAGCTGTTAACCCTTGCTGTGAGGAGTCAGGAGGACTCTTACACCACAACACCTCCCATCAGTCAGCAAACAGAAGAGAGCAGTCAACACAACACAGAGGTGAGAGACAAATGTGTGGAGAAATAAAGATAGTAAAGGGAGAGGATGTTTTATAGGGTTGGTTAAATACTTTTTGgcaaaacaaatacatacaagCATCAAGAGGCTGTCTGTTCTTTTTCAATCAACTGGTTGGTTTTTGTCCACATTAGTAGAATTAATGGTTCTGTTTGGACACAATGTCTCCAGTCAAACAAAATGTGTCCATCAAGACCTGTGTGATGACCTGTAGTACTGATTTAAAAGAATATTCTGGGTTCAATACAAGATGAGCAAATTTTTGAACAGTGTCATAACACACTCTGTATCACATTACAACAAGTTTGAAAATGGAGAAGTGTGAATGAGATTGGGACCAAAggattgaaataataataaggattattaAGGATTTCTTCATGTAAATGCCTTTTTTATAATTGACTGAAGTCATGAACATTTAATGCAAGCATTGCTTGACTGGACCGCCCCTGTTCTAATTACAACTTGTTTAGTAGTTCATTAACGAACACCTTTTATTATAAAAGGAGGCACCTGTCCATGAATCGACTTCCACTGCAACACTACCCAACATCCAGCAACCAGAGGAGAGTGGTCAGCATAATACAGAGGTGTGGGACTAACGAAAAAGGGCCATTTGTGCTACATTCTGTCAATGATGCCTCAAATCATGCCCTATTACTTTAAGTGATCATACTTTTGACCCCATGCCATATTCTATGTATTTCTATACAGAGAGAATTGGTGAATCAGGTTACTACCACTCAGATGCTGAAACACTGGACAATTCAGCTTAACCGCCTCATGAAGCCTATCACACCAGGAGGTAAGATGCAGATGTGAATAGGGAATCTACACATTCATAACTGGCTTTTATAATCATTGATTTTTTACTTGTCTGCTCATTTACAGACAAAGTTGAGCATCTGCCAGTAAAGCCCACCTGCCCCAGACAGGGCCAGGCCCTCACCAGCACAGAGTTCATTGCTAAGGTTCAAACAGGCATCAGCCCAGAAAAAGGAAATGGTTACAACCCATCACCAACACAAGAAGAGGAAGAACAGGGTTCCTAAATCTGTATATCTATAATAGATTAGATTATACATGTTTTGTACAGCTGGtttgctgtgtgtgtttaagtttgGCTGCAGGTCGAAgtcttattttattgtttatgtaCATAGTAATCAGCTTTTTATCATGTAATATGcacaaaattaatagtaaaaataGATTCAGGAGGCGTTTAACTGTTTGATAGCAGTAGTCAAACAGATGCTTTAACTCTTTAAATAAACGGTTCtacatttcaagttttcctgttggcaaagaaaatatttaaaggcCCCTCAAGATATTTCTGGTTCTTCTGTTGTAATGAAGTCTTTTGTGTATACAGAAACTAGTAGTGGCAatatattcattaataataatattaatcattCAAATTCCAAAGTCTTAGCATTCATTATCTGAATGTTTAACAGCATTTACATGACTAGTCTAGTCATTTTTTTACCTACTAAAAGCAATTTCTCacccaataaaatattttagaacatGGCATAACCAGGAAATTTGATCACGGTCAACTTCAAGTTGTTGAGGCAAcaaattaaactattaaaatatgatGTCAGCTTACATTTTGATCATTCGTTGTTTTAgcttatttttgtcttgtttcaaatcattttagttcattttagatGTTTGCTCCAGCCTCCAGGTCAAGAAACCACTGCTTCAGATAATGCACTTGTTTCACAGTTAATTTTGTGTGGAATTCTTTGTTTGGTCAGTAGAGGGGGTGCTTGGTCTGGGCTGCAGTTTCAAGTTAACCGAGACCAAAACCAACCACACATATAAATTCTACTTTTTCAGCACTTTCCCGCCCCCAGCCCTATGGATCAGGAGGCAGGATCCGAAAAGTCATTCTGAGAATCCAATCAacatactttttaatttttctaatcACGTTTTTAACTTGACAGACCAAGTCGAAACAATTTTAGGACACCCCATTTTGTGCTAAAACGTGAAAGGAATCATGAAATCTATTTATAGACCCATGGAGGCCAGCAAGAAAGTACAGTTGAGTTTGTGGCTTTGAGGCTTCTGTTAAGAATGAATAATGGTTCTCTCTGTTAGTTTTGGGTGGTCATCAACAGACTGACTGTAAATgatctttgtaaaaaaaaaaaaatgttgtggcCGTGATTTTTCCAGATACAGATCTTTTCCCCTTTCGGTTTGGAGGGTTTCTACCTGTGGGTCTAGAGATTTGAGGTTGTGACGAGAGGAATTGTCAGGTCCAGAGATGAGGAAAGATAAAATGCGATACTTAAACCCTTGTTTCACTACTTCTGTACTAGTAAATTGTATCCGTATgccttttaataatttaatctagatattatgtgtatttCAATATTCTAGGCTCTTGTAAGTTAACTGAAAAGTAAATAGCCTTCAACTGCAATTTAACTGAAGTTGCTACAGTCATTCTTGAGAAGTGGGACGAAACAGGgtgcaaaattttaaaaataagactttgtactttatgtatttatgtatctTATATGTACTAAGCTACTGAGCTATGCTTTGATGCAACCTCCCaacttttctctctttttttttaacaaaatgtgctttttaccttgaactgtgtaatataatttcaactTGATCTTTAACAGcgttcaagatgtttttaacatttcaaaacacattctcatgttagcagacagattacactttcacatgtgaccaacaattccacaacaaatataaaatatcataatgaaatattatcaaaatattccTCTGACGGAGGTGACACATCTGACGGTGGTGACGAAAACCTgaattttttgtctttttaactATCTAATACATTGAATCAatcaattactgtattaaaacaaactGAGTATGTTATTGTtcataaagcttttattcaagagTCGCATTTAAGTATTTCTGGAACACAAAATCTAACAGTGGTGACATCTGACGGTGTTGACAAATTTGgcatttcacaaaacaaatggaGTTCATGTAGTAgccatattgtttttttctgttgatgctAGATGCTAATGGAGCCTGCTTCAGgagaataaaatgatctaaatgtttcaaataatttcttcagaaattggaagatggtgttgacatatcatggttgtgacacaggaaatattaacattaggatttaaaatattctaaaactataaaactgaCCAGAGCCTGTCTGACAGTGATGTACTCTGCAGAGAAGGACTGTGGCAAGAGGGTCCTTTAGAGTGACAGCTGCCCCTGATAttccctgattttattacattttaatgaatgtctgaCGGTGTTGACAAAAAGTGGGGACACAACTTTGAACTTCATATTTGAACTTCATACTTCAAAGTTTGAAGCCTTATTAAACATGCATGTGTCACTGAAAAAAACATGgtctttttcaaaaacattaaaaaaacaaaacatttttaaccattttatagcatatgaatgattgaacccttctctgtggacacactgttttagatgtagtgagaagacaataagtgtcataaatttcacataataatgataaaactaaattgaaggggataattgtgttaaatacattctattattaatccccattttttatttttaaacctaatAGCAGTTACAATTGTTGGACATGTTTTGTCCAGTGTCTCAAGAATGACTGGTATATCAGAGTGAAATGGATTGGTTCTAACCATCAGTTGTTGATTGAATGGAGGCGGATCTAAATACAAATCAGAGTCAATTGTAAGAAAGGGGTGGGGTTTAAGTGGAATAAGTGATTGGAGAAATCCAGCATAAGTCACAGTAGAGAAATCTGTCATTTCGCACAAAGATATGTAGATGCCTTATTAGTGGCTGCTTGGGCCACTACGCAAGCCATCCGCTATATTGGAACGGTCAAAGGCTGGTCTGTGAACACTCGAGAGCAAGTTGACTGTATGAATATATCTACATCTGCAATAGACTTCAGCAGATGATTTTGCTAAACCAACACAATACAACAAGACGAAGGCATTAGCTAACACAACATCAAAAAGTTACCATAGTTATAATGTTATCCTACTCTGTGAGAATTAAAATCTTGGCGGTTTTTACAACCCGAGACTGTGCAGTGTTGTAGCATTGTGGAAAACACATTGATTTTTACCACTTTGACTGTTCCAATATGGCGGATGCCTCTACGTGTCTGAAGCATCACCTTGTAACGGTCAACATGTCATCACTCGCAGTATTTCAGGggtctaaataaaaaaaggaaacaaacaCAGAAGAATAACTCACAGTAAGATTAATAAAGTGCACCTGGAATATACAAAGGATGAAATTTCATTCGCAAGCATCACTCACTATCATGCTGTACTTTAAATCCCAGAAACTGGGGTGGACATTTTGATGAGACAGCATATTGGTGGTTGTTATTTGGCAATAGGCCAAAATGTCAAAAAAGCTTCTCAAAGTAAATGGATTTGTTACAAATACTACAAGGAACTCCTGTCAGtcaaaaatgagagaaaaagaaatggtttcaaatgaagttctctCAAGgtttatgtaacatttaatgTAACACTTTACGTCCTGTTCAAGACAATAATGTCCACAATATTTTCTATCCAACTCTTTCAACATTGAAATTATTGTAGAATGAGCCTTCTTCTGGAGTGAAACCATGGCAGGATATATTATAAAGTGTCTCCTGCAAGTTTGTCATTGTGAAAGCAATACTTCTCTGCACTCAGCTGCTTCCCACGAGGAAGTGTTTTATGAGAACCATATTAGAGCAACACACATCCCAACTTCTATCGTATTTCTGCAAGCGTTTAGCTGCCGTGCAGAGTGATCATTGATTTAGCACATATTTATCTGCTCAATCTGCTCAAGGACACCAGATACATTTGGAGTGGTGGAGCGGAACATTTTCGGCTGGCCCTGTAAGCCATTAAGCACAGTAGATGCTTTCAGTTGGCTTCTGTCTCTCATGATCGACGACTCTGTTTTAGGGTCTGGTAGCGGCACTACCCCATTTATGTATTAGCAGTGGGTCCACCCTTAACCCGAGGATATATGTCTGATACAAAACCACCTGTAATTATATTCTTCATGCAAGACCAACTTCCTTCAGTGCATATCCAAGGCCAGAAAAAACACGAGATGAACCGCAGAATGGAAAGCCAATGACCCAAAATACTCTGGCACTTCTGAGGATTCAAAGGGGAACTCGGGCCTTTTGTTGTTTCAGCTGGAGCACTTGTCCCCACAtcttgtttataaaaaaaaaaaaaaaaactggaacGATTGATGTCGAAGTCCTTTGAACGTTTGATTCAGATGAATGGGTGTCAGATGGCCTAGCTTATAATGGTCTGGATGATTTCATCCTTGAATGGGGACAGCAA
The sequence above is drawn from the Onychostoma macrolepis isolate SWU-2019 chromosome 04, ASM1243209v1, whole genome shotgun sequence genome and encodes:
- the def6c gene encoding differentially expressed in FDCP 6 homolog isoform X1; amino-acid sequence: MDLQSELLKSIWYAFTSLDVEQSGKVSKSQLKVLSHNLYTALNIPHDPVALEEHFKDNNNGPVSNQGYMPYLNKYILAKATEGTFSKETFDELCWTLTSKKNCKPSIQQGLCSQKDCFKLFCLFNLLSEDRYPLVIIQPELEYLLKKISSAMSLEWDGTLLEEILSQNAALQDGMSVWEFLEHLSAGQLLHVERKEAFSLAVDDVFMEMYHNIIKKGYLLKKGHVRRNWQERWFVLKPNSVIYYVNEDLKEKKGEILLEESSVVENLPDKEGRRCLFCVTTPVRTYEMSASNVKQRIDWVQAMQTALRLRAEGKSSLHQELKLSRRKQRETLQISQSNQSSHSEPIAVEAPQHSPPEQQGETENLEQHIECIIQKQREVEAKRKEEEKREREKQQAVQRDLERQLEEAKEAKEKMTATLTQMEKEVQQQKKRIHELELTQVKLEEALNAQIHARLEEDRIRQELERQLAEEQKKLAELVLHQSQLLTLAVRSQEDSYTTTPPISQQTEESSQHNTEEAPVHESTSTATLPNIQQPEESGQHNTERELVNQVTTTQMLKHWTIQLNRLMKPITPGDKVEHLPVKPTCPRQGQALTSTEFIAKVQTGISPEKGNGYNPSPTQEEEEQGS
- the def6c gene encoding differentially expressed in FDCP 6 isoform X2 — encoded protein: MNKEVLSHNLYTALNIPHDPVALEEHFKDNNNGPVSNQGYMPYLNKYILAKATEGTFSKETFDELCWTLTSKKNCKPSIQQGLCSQKDCFKLFCLFNLLSEDRYPLVIIQPELEYLLKKISSAMSLEWDGTLLEEILSQNAALQDGMSVWEFLEHLSAGQLLHVERKEAFSLAVDDVFMEMYHNIIKKGYLLKKGHVRRNWQERWFVLKPNSVIYYVNEDLKEKKGEILLEESSVVENLPDKEGRRCLFCVTTPVRTYEMSASNVKQRIDWVQAMQTALRLRAEGKSSLHQELKLSRRKQRETLQISQSNQSSHSEPIAVEAPQHSPPEQQGETENLEQHIECIIQKQREVEAKRKEEEKREREKQQAVQRDLERQLEEAKEAKEKMTATLTQMEKEVQQQKKRIHELELTQVKLEEALNAQIHARLEEDRIRQELERQLAEEQKKLAELVLHQSQLLTLAVRSQEDSYTTTPPISQQTEESSQHNTEEAPVHESTSTATLPNIQQPEESGQHNTERELVNQVTTTQMLKHWTIQLNRLMKPITPGDKVEHLPVKPTCPRQGQALTSTEFIAKVQTGISPEKGNGYNPSPTQEEEEQGS
- the def6c gene encoding differentially expressed in FDCP 6 homolog isoform X3 → MDLQSELLKSIWYAFTSLDVEQSGKVSKSQLKVLSHNLYTALNIPHDPVALEEHFKDNNNGPVSNQGYMPYLNKYILAKATEGTFSKETFDELCWTLTSKKNCKPSIQQGLCSQKDCFKLFCLFNLLSEDRYPLVIIQPELEYLLKKISSAMSLEWDGTLLEEILSQNAALQDGMSVWEFLEHLSAGQLLHVERKEAFSLAVDDVFMEMYHNIIKKGYLLKKGHVRRNWQERWFVLKPNSVIYYVNEDLKEKKGEILLEESSVVENLPDKEGRRCLFCVTTPVRTYEMSASNVKQRIDWVQAMQTALRLRAEGKSSLHQELKLSRRKQRETLQISQSNQSSHSEPIAVEAPQHSPPEQQGETENLEQHIECIIQKQREVEAKRKEEEKREREKQQAVQRDLERQLEEAKEAKEKMTATLTQMEKEVQQQKKRIHELELTQVKLEEALNAQIHARLEEDRIRQELERQLAEEQKKLAELVLHQSQLLTLAVRSQEDSYTTTPPISQQTEESSQHNTERELVNQVTTTQMLKHWTIQLNRLMKPITPGDKVEHLPVKPTCPRQGQALTSTEFIAKVQTGISPEKGNGYNPSPTQEEEEQGS